A region of Bombilactobacillus folatiphilus DNA encodes the following proteins:
- a CDS encoding LURP-one-related/scramblase family protein, whose protein sequence is MIYYLQFNMANLPGVIQVSNQLQQTEYILLRQKPRWKVNYELSTPSQETVGQIYQTNMRIWPNYQIILDDQKITKLIHLNNTRHQLMIAPTLHWLISGNLVANNYLVHDFKHHLIMSMDNIYLKNGHEGYLLQIVPQIDIRLGFLIAAVLNQTSRQIKNQQSIKNWRKNNLRVKLSNNYNFKKIRER, encoded by the coding sequence ATGATCTATTATTTACAATTCAATATGGCCAATCTCCCCGGAGTCATTCAAGTTAGTAATCAACTTCAACAAACAGAATATATTTTATTACGTCAAAAACCTCGATGGAAAGTTAATTATGAATTAAGTACTCCATCTCAAGAAACTGTTGGTCAGATTTACCAAACCAATATGCGCATCTGGCCTAACTATCAAATTATTCTGGATGACCAAAAAATTACTAAATTAATTCATCTAAATAATACACGCCATCAATTAATGATTGCCCCAACTTTGCATTGGCTGATTTCTGGTAATTTAGTAGCTAATAATTATTTAGTGCATGATTTCAAACATCATTTAATCATGTCTATGGATAATATTTATCTTAAAAATGGTCACGAGGGCTATTTGCTACAAATTGTTCCTCAAATTGATATACGATTAGGATTTCTTATAGCTGCCGTCTTAAATCAAACTAGTCGACAAATTAAAAATCAGCAATCAATAAAAAATTGGCGAAAAAACAATTTAAGAGTTAAATTATCCAACAATTACAATTTCAAAAAAATTAGGGAGCGATAA
- the smpB gene encoding SsrA-binding protein SmpB yields the protein MNKHHQKAPNELANNRKAHHDYKILATYEAGLALTGTEIKSVRAGRMNLRDGFVQFKHGELWLANVHISLYDQGNQFNHDPLRDRKLLLHKKEIRKISEELTQKGITVIPLKVYLKHGFAKVLIGVAEGKKQFDKRETIKRRDQDREMRRNLKNVLR from the coding sequence ATGAACAAGCATCATCAAAAAGCACCCAATGAATTGGCTAATAATCGTAAAGCGCATCATGATTATAAAATTTTGGCAACTTATGAAGCCGGACTTGCCTTAACAGGAACAGAAATTAAGTCTGTTCGTGCAGGACGAATGAACTTGCGCGATGGTTTTGTCCAATTTAAGCACGGTGAATTATGGTTGGCCAATGTACACATTAGTTTGTATGATCAAGGCAATCAATTTAATCATGATCCTCTGCGAGATCGTAAATTATTATTGCATAAGAAAGAAATCAGAAAAATTAGTGAGGAACTAACTCAAAAGGGGATTACAGTTATTCCCTTGAAAGTTTATTTAAAACACGGATTCGCCAAAGTATTAATTGGGGTAGCTGAGGGTAAGAAGCAATTTGATAAACGCGAGACGATAAAGCGACGTGATCAAGATCGGGAAATGCGTCGTAATTTAAAAAACGTTTTACGTTAG
- the tsaE gene encoding tRNA (adenosine(37)-N6)-threonylcarbamoyltransferase complex ATPase subunit type 1 TsaE: protein MKILTKSYLETINFGTQLAHYLQAGDLILLDGDLGAGKTTLTQGVARGLGIKRPVKSPTFTLIREYQQGKYPLYHMDMYRLENSSAEELGLQEYFNGDGIVIIEWSQFIKDQLPDHYLRIQIVRLDDQKRQLQLQANGQHYQELLTKFD from the coding sequence ATGAAAATTTTGACAAAAAGTTATTTGGAAACTATCAATTTCGGGACACAATTAGCTCATTATTTACAAGCTGGTGATTTGATTTTATTAGATGGTGACTTGGGAGCTGGAAAAACTACATTGACACAAGGTGTTGCTCGTGGTTTGGGAATTAAGCGACCGGTTAAAAGCCCGACTTTTACTTTAATTCGTGAATATCAACAAGGAAAATATCCGTTGTATCATATGGACATGTACCGCTTAGAAAACTCATCTGCTGAAGAACTAGGTTTACAAGAATATTTTAATGGCGACGGTATTGTGATCATTGAATGGTCCCAATTTATTAAGGATCAATTACCAGACCATTATTTACGAATTCAAATTGTCAGATTGGATGACCAAAAACGTCAGTTACAGTTACAAGCTAATGGTCAGCATTATCAAGAATTGTTAACAAAATTTGATTAA
- a CDS encoding uracil-DNA glycosylase, translated as MKQLIKNDWQQVLGPEFDKDYYRRLHQFLKREYQEQTIYPDMYHIFQAFDWTSFANTKVVILGQDPYHGPNQAHGLSFSVLPGNKVPPSLQNIYKELQDDLGFPPVQHGYLKRWADQGVLLLNSVLTVRRGQAYSHQGKGWEQLTDQAIAALSQKGGVVFILWGKAAKSKATLIDTDQNTIISSTHPSPFSANYGFFGSRPFSKTNQALKNYGEAPIDWQLPAEVEDK; from the coding sequence TTGAAGCAATTAATAAAAAATGATTGGCAACAGGTTTTAGGCCCTGAATTTGACAAAGATTACTATCGCCGTTTACATCAATTTTTAAAACGAGAATATCAAGAACAAACGATTTATCCAGATATGTATCATATTTTTCAGGCTTTTGATTGGACTTCTTTTGCGAATACGAAAGTTGTCATTTTAGGTCAAGATCCTTATCATGGACCCAATCAGGCTCATGGTTTGAGTTTTTCGGTTTTACCGGGTAATAAGGTGCCGCCTTCTTTGCAAAATATTTATAAAGAATTGCAAGATGATCTGGGTTTTCCACCGGTTCAACATGGTTATTTAAAACGTTGGGCGGATCAAGGGGTATTATTACTGAATTCGGTTTTAACTGTGCGACGTGGGCAGGCTTATTCACACCAAGGAAAAGGTTGGGAACAACTGACCGATCAGGCTATTGCTGCTTTGTCCCAAAAAGGTGGTGTTGTATTTATTTTATGGGGTAAGGCTGCTAAGTCAAAGGCAACTTTAATTGATACTGATCAAAATACAATTATCAGTTCGACACATCCCAGTCCATTTTCGGCTAACTATGGTTTTTTTGGTTCGCGACCATTTTCAAAAACGAATCAGGCATTGAAGAATTATGGTGAAGCCCCAATTGATTGGCAATTGCCGGCAGAAGTGGAAGATAAATAG
- a CDS encoding 3'-5' exonuclease, producing the protein MNFTAMDFETANYQADSACSLALALVENDQIVDTFYTLINPQAPFNSKNISIHHIRPQDVATAPTFDQIWPHIQSLFDTRHLITAHNASFDTRVLRSTLAKYQIAAPTYNVIDTLQTSRKFYPQLPNHKLNTVSYALQVNLINHHHALDDTIACAQILIKTELQFGNEPLQSFIKLKN; encoded by the coding sequence ATGAACTTTACGGCTATGGATTTTGAAACCGCTAATTATCAAGCAGATAGTGCTTGTTCTTTGGCACTTGCGCTAGTAGAAAATGATCAAATTGTAGATACTTTTTATACATTGATTAATCCACAAGCACCTTTTAATAGCAAAAATATTTCCATCCACCATATCAGACCACAAGATGTAGCCACAGCTCCCACTTTTGACCAAATTTGGCCACATATTCAATCTTTGTTTGACACTCGTCATTTAATCACTGCTCACAATGCTAGTTTCGATACACGTGTTTTGCGTTCAACATTAGCTAAATATCAAATTGCTGCCCCCACATATAACGTTATTGATACTTTGCAAACTTCTCGTAAATTTTATCCTCAATTACCTAATCATAAATTAAACACTGTCTCCTATGCACTGCAAGTTAATCTAATCAATCATCATCATGCTTTAGACGACACAATCGCTTGTGCTCAAATTCTCATCAAAACAGAACTTCAATTTGGTAATGAACCCTTACAAAGTTTTATTAAATTAAAAAATTAA
- the murB gene encoding UDP-N-acetylmuramate dehydrogenase, which translates to MVKLQAQSKFLNDSKLKDALLSTNVEIKYNEPLSHYTFTKTGGPADYLAFPTSEVQLQQLIDLANAYDLPVTTLGNSSNLIIKDGGLRGLVIILLKMNTIKVVDQQIIAQAGAKLIDVTKVASKAGLSGLEFAAGIPGSVGGAAFMNAGAYGGEVAEVITEIQEILPQGQLLTVQGSQLDFSYRHSVVQDNHGSVTKVIFNLHHGDSAIIQSKMDKLNALRQSKQPLEYPSCGSVFKRPTGHFTGPLIIKAGLQGKIIGGAQVSMKHAGFIINLGNATASDYLALIHLIQTTVQQKFGVALETEVRIIGEDQ; encoded by the coding sequence ATGGTAAAATTACAGGCTCAAAGTAAATTTTTAAATGATTCAAAACTTAAAGATGCGTTATTAAGTACAAATGTTGAAATTAAATACAATGAACCGTTAAGTCATTATACTTTTACAAAAACTGGTGGACCAGCCGACTATTTGGCTTTTCCCACGAGTGAAGTACAATTACAGCAATTAATTGATTTAGCTAATGCATACGATTTGCCCGTCACGACTTTGGGAAATTCCAGTAATTTGATTATTAAAGATGGAGGTTTGCGTGGTTTAGTGATTATTTTACTGAAAATGAATACGATTAAAGTTGTTGATCAACAAATCATTGCACAGGCTGGTGCCAAATTAATTGACGTTACCAAAGTTGCTAGTAAAGCAGGGTTAAGTGGATTGGAGTTTGCCGCCGGAATTCCTGGTAGTGTTGGGGGCGCTGCTTTTATGAATGCGGGAGCTTACGGTGGTGAGGTAGCAGAAGTTATCACCGAGATTCAGGAAATTTTACCGCAAGGACAATTATTGACTGTTCAAGGATCTCAATTAGATTTTTCATATCGTCATAGTGTTGTTCAAGATAATCATGGCAGTGTTACGAAAGTTATTTTTAATTTACATCATGGTGATTCTGCCATAATCCAATCCAAGATGGACAAGTTAAATGCTTTGCGACAATCTAAGCAGCCTCTAGAGTATCCATCATGCGGGAGTGTGTTTAAGCGACCTACAGGGCACTTTACGGGTCCGCTAATTATTAAAGCCGGTTTACAAGGGAAAATTATTGGTGGTGCGCAAGTTTCGATGAAGCATGCTGGTTTTATTATTAATTTAGGGAATGCTACGGCTAGCGATTATTTGGCTTTGATTCATTTAATTCAGACAACTGTCCAGCAAAAATTTGGTGTTGCATTAGAAACTGAGGTGCGCATTATTGGCGAAGATCAATGA
- a CDS encoding Cof-type HAD-IIB family hydrolase produces MAIKLIASDMDGTLLNSQSIISSQNIAAIKAANQAGIQFVVATGRGLSEVEPLVRQLTIKPDFITLNGALVYNQQKEPVVKIPLNTQNVEQALSLVKNSELYFEIITDRGIYSISRIQKIQHTAHLLKKLNPSLLYKKAVALATSRGELMNVNYVKSFDKVLSDPTINVMKILVFSDKQPEILQQLQHKLNKNPNLIVTSSSPNNIEINNQQAQKGIALIKFANELGLKMDQVMAIGDNLNDESMIKAAGIGVAMANAIEPIKELAQYQTSSNNDNGVAQAIYHAIELNQAQSE; encoded by the coding sequence ATGGCCATTAAATTAATTGCATCAGACATGGACGGAACTTTATTAAATAGTCAATCCATTATTTCTTCACAAAATATAGCTGCGATTAAAGCTGCTAACCAAGCCGGTATTCAATTTGTCGTAGCAACCGGCCGTGGTCTCAGCGAGGTTGAACCGTTAGTACGTCAATTAACGATCAAACCTGATTTTATCACTTTAAACGGTGCCTTAGTTTATAATCAACAAAAAGAACCCGTCGTAAAAATTCCACTTAATACTCAAAACGTTGAGCAGGCCTTAAGCCTAGTTAAGAACAGTGAATTATATTTTGAAATTATTACGGACCGAGGCATTTATTCAATCAGTCGGATCCAAAAAATTCAACATACCGCTCATCTACTAAAAAAACTCAATCCTTCTTTATTGTATAAAAAGGCTGTCGCTCTAGCAACCTCAAGAGGCGAATTAATGAATGTAAATTATGTGAAAAGTTTTGATAAAGTCTTAAGTGATCCCACGATCAACGTCATGAAAATTTTAGTTTTTAGTGATAAACAGCCTGAAATTTTACAACAATTGCAACATAAGCTCAATAAAAATCCCAATTTGATTGTAACTTCATCATCACCCAATAATATTGAAATCAACAATCAGCAAGCTCAAAAGGGCATTGCTTTAATCAAATTTGCAAATGAATTAGGTCTGAAAATGGATCAAGTCATGGCTATTGGCGACAACCTTAATGATGAATCCATGATCAAAGCTGCTGGAATTGGTGTCGCCATGGCTAATGCTATTGAACCAATTAAAGAATTAGCGCAATACCAAACTAGCAGTAATAATGACAACGGCGTAGCCCAAGCAATTTACCATGCTATTGAATTGAATCAAGCTCAAAGTGAGTAA
- the glmM gene encoding phosphoglucosamine mutase produces MVKYFGTDGVRGIANKELTPELAFKLGRAGGYVLSQQKDSDEERAVVLVARDTRKSGQMLETALISGLLSVGIEVLNLGVITTPAVAYLVKVQDADAGIMISASHNPASDNGIKFFGSDGYKLKDATEEEIEHFLDQEVDTLPRPSAGGIGILEDYKEGSLKYLEFLKQSVSEDLSGIKAVLDGANGSTSNLLSKLFADLNVDFTAISTNPDGVNINSGVGSTHPEKLAREVVKQGAQIGLAFDGDADRCIAVDEKGNIVDGDKIMFILGNYFKAHGRLKKDTIVTTVMSNLGLYKAIEANGMKSVQTDVGDRNVAAEIVQNGYNLGGEQSGHIIIFDIHNTGDGMLTGIQLLNVMKQTGKSLSELAAPVKTYPQVLINVQVKDKNNWQDYPNIQTAIDTVEKEMNGDGRVLVRPSGTEALLRVMVEAATKEEAQRFGKQIAQVVQDEMGLD; encoded by the coding sequence ATGGTTAAATATTTTGGTACCGATGGTGTGCGGGGCATTGCGAATAAAGAATTGACCCCAGAATTGGCTTTTAAATTAGGACGTGCTGGTGGGTATGTTTTATCACAGCAAAAAGATAGTGATGAAGAGCGGGCGGTGGTTTTGGTTGCTCGTGATACACGTAAATCTGGACAAATGTTAGAAACAGCTTTGATTTCAGGATTGCTGTCTGTTGGAATTGAAGTTTTAAATTTGGGTGTCATTACCACGCCGGCAGTTGCTTATTTAGTTAAAGTTCAGGATGCTGATGCAGGTATTATGATTTCTGCTTCCCATAATCCGGCTAGTGATAATGGGATTAAATTTTTTGGTTCCGATGGCTATAAGCTCAAAGATGCCACTGAAGAAGAAATTGAACATTTTTTGGATCAAGAAGTAGATACTTTACCTCGTCCTTCTGCAGGTGGAATCGGTATTTTAGAAGATTACAAAGAAGGTTCCTTGAAGTACTTAGAGTTTTTGAAACAAAGTGTTTCAGAGGATTTATCAGGGATTAAGGCTGTTTTAGATGGAGCCAACGGTTCAACAAGTAATTTGTTAAGTAAACTATTCGCGGATTTAAACGTTGATTTTACGGCAATCTCTACTAATCCGGATGGTGTTAATATTAACAGTGGCGTTGGTTCGACGCATCCTGAAAAGTTGGCTCGTGAAGTTGTTAAGCAAGGTGCTCAGATTGGCTTAGCGTTTGATGGTGACGCCGATCGGTGTATTGCAGTTGATGAAAAAGGTAACATTGTAGATGGCGATAAAATCATGTTTATATTGGGCAATTATTTCAAAGCGCATGGTCGTTTGAAAAAGGATACAATCGTTACCACCGTTATGAGTAATTTAGGCTTGTATAAAGCAATTGAGGCTAACGGAATGAAATCAGTGCAGACTGATGTTGGTGACCGTAATGTAGCTGCAGAGATTGTTCAAAATGGTTATAACTTAGGTGGTGAACAATCAGGTCATATCATTATTTTTGATATTCATAATACTGGTGATGGGATGTTGACTGGCATTCAATTGTTAAATGTTATGAAGCAAACTGGTAAATCATTGTCAGAGTTAGCTGCGCCTGTTAAAACATATCCGCAGGTTTTAATTAACGTTCAGGTTAAGGATAAGAATAATTGGCAAGATTATCCTAATATCCAGACTGCAATTGATACAGTTGAAAAAGAGATGAACGGTGATGGTCGTGTTTTGGTACGACCTAGCGGTACAGAAGCACTTTTACGTGTCATGGTTGAGGCTGCGACTAAAGAAGAAGCGCAACGTTTTGGCAAACAAATCGCTCAAGTAGTTCAAGATGAGATGGGACTAGATTAA
- the cdaA gene encoding diadenylate cyclase CdaA, translating into MQNLISHFLTLNSLVNLVDILFVWFLVYKLLMMIRGTKAIQLLKGLLIILVIKLVSWFFNLRTVAYLTDQIFNWSVIAIIVIFAPEIRRGLEKLGRSPLFFSVRNEQKDLSDNLIMALDKAIQYMSKRRIGALITLKMDTGLEEYIETGIKLDADVTGELLINIFIPNTPLHDGAVIIDKNKIDVAAAYLPLSENNAIPKNLGTRHRAAVGISEVTDALTIVVSEETGGVMITHKNHMMLDLSQEDYLNYLRAQLEPENDKNNSLISRIFSRYKRREDQ; encoded by the coding sequence ATGCAAAATTTAATTAGTCATTTTTTGACCTTGAATTCTTTGGTCAATCTTGTAGATATTTTATTTGTTTGGTTTTTAGTTTATAAACTTTTGATGATGATTCGAGGAACTAAGGCAATTCAATTATTGAAGGGCTTACTAATTATTTTAGTAATTAAGTTAGTCAGTTGGTTCTTTAACTTACGGACAGTTGCGTATCTAACGGACCAAATTTTTAACTGGTCTGTAATTGCAATTATTGTTATTTTTGCGCCAGAAATTCGTCGAGGTTTAGAAAAATTGGGTCGTTCACCGTTGTTTTTTTCAGTGCGTAACGAACAAAAAGATCTCAGTGATAATTTAATTATGGCTTTGGATAAGGCTATTCAGTATATGTCCAAGCGTCGGATTGGTGCCTTAATTACACTGAAAATGGATACCGGTTTGGAAGAATATATTGAAACAGGAATCAAGTTAGACGCTGATGTAACCGGTGAATTATTGATTAATATTTTTATTCCTAATACTCCTTTACATGATGGTGCGGTGATCATTGATAAAAATAAAATTGATGTGGCAGCAGCGTATTTGCCACTTTCTGAAAATAATGCAATTCCTAAAAATTTGGGAACGCGGCATCGAGCTGCGGTAGGTATTAGTGAAGTGACGGATGCATTAACGATTGTAGTGTCAGAAGAAACTGGTGGGGTAATGATTACCCATAAAAATCATATGATGTTGGATTTGAGTCAAGAAGACTATCTTAATTATTTACGAGCACAATTAGAGCCTGAAAATGACAAAAATAATTCCTTAATATCACGAATCTTTTCGCGTTACAAAAGGAGGGAGGATCAATGA
- a CDS encoding CdaR family protein, with amino-acid sequence MKKWRKFVNSKYFYLTLSFLIALWIYWSVSLPSIGSTRSSTNNSTMNANETATEQVKLQVNSDSENYFITGYPKQVKVKLEGPAALLTATKNTHNFTVYIDLHNLGVGHHRVLVRQNGLNHDLKYSIKPRYVDVDIEPKAQRVFPVQAEYDSKNVDSGYIAGDASVSPQVVQVVGARSEVQRISQVVARATLPKNTSSNFHQEVLLQALDVQGRTLSVVINPQTARVKVSVTVPSKKVAIKLIPKNNNYNKNYNLISDVKTVRIYARKKVLNQINELEIPVDVSKLDNKDSKVVTINQTKFDIIDSSPRTIKVYLKSDSDQSVSD; translated from the coding sequence ATGAAAAAATGGCGTAAATTTGTAAATTCTAAATATTTTTATTTGACTTTATCTTTTTTAATTGCGTTATGGATTTATTGGAGTGTTTCGTTGCCAAGTATTGGCAGTACCAGAAGTTCTACGAATAATAGTACGATGAATGCCAATGAGACCGCAACGGAGCAAGTTAAACTGCAGGTCAATTCAGATTCAGAAAATTATTTTATTACAGGTTATCCTAAACAAGTTAAAGTTAAATTAGAAGGACCTGCAGCTTTGTTGACCGCTACTAAAAATACGCATAATTTTACAGTTTACATTGATTTGCATAATTTGGGAGTAGGACATCATCGTGTTTTAGTACGCCAAAATGGTTTGAATCATGATTTAAAATACTCAATCAAACCTCGTTATGTTGATGTGGATATTGAACCTAAAGCACAGCGTGTTTTCCCTGTACAAGCAGAATATGATTCTAAAAATGTTGACAGTGGTTATATTGCCGGTGATGCTAGCGTTAGCCCACAGGTTGTTCAGGTAGTTGGCGCTAGAAGTGAGGTTCAACGGATTAGTCAAGTGGTAGCACGGGCTACTCTGCCAAAAAATACTTCGAGTAATTTTCATCAGGAAGTACTATTACAGGCTCTAGATGTGCAAGGTCGGACTCTATCAGTGGTTATTAATCCCCAAACAGCTCGTGTTAAAGTATCAGTCACAGTTCCTAGTAAAAAAGTCGCAATTAAGCTTATTCCCAAAAATAACAACTACAATAAAAATTATAATTTGATTTCGGACGTAAAGACGGTGCGAATTTATGCACGTAAAAAAGTTTTGAATCAAATTAATGAATTAGAAATTCCAGTAGATGTTTCGAAACTTGACAATAAAGATTCAAAAGTGGTAACAATTAATCAGACAAAATTTGATATTATAGATTCTAGTCCACGAACGATAAAAGTTTATTTAAAGTCTGATAGTGATCAGTCGGTTAGTGATTAG
- the pta gene encoding phosphate acetyltransferase: MELFESLKSKINGQNKKIVFPEATDERILQAAVQLAQEQLLQPIFLGRESEIDEQAQKLNLDISGIEIIDPDNYDEFESMVEAFVQRRKGKNTKEQAQTMLRDPNYFGTMLVYMDQADGMVSGAVHPTGDTVRPALQIIKVKPGLTRTSGAFIMQKDDQRYLFADCAININPSAQELSEIAITSAQTAKLFDIDPKVALLSFSTKGSAKSDEVTKVAQAAELAQQEAPELAIDGELQFDAAFVPTVAKQKAPASKVAGQATVFVFPELQSGNIGYKIAQRFGGFEAIGPILQGLNKPISDLSRGANVKDVYKLAIITAAQAL, translated from the coding sequence ATGGAATTATTTGAGTCATTAAAGTCGAAAATCAATGGTCAAAATAAAAAAATTGTGTTCCCTGAGGCGACAGATGAACGAATTTTGCAGGCTGCAGTTCAGCTCGCTCAAGAACAACTTTTGCAACCGATTTTTTTAGGGCGCGAGAGTGAGATTGACGAGCAAGCTCAAAAATTAAATTTGGATATTTCGGGTATTGAAATTATTGATCCGGATAATTATGACGAATTTGAATCCATGGTAGAAGCTTTTGTTCAACGACGTAAAGGCAAGAATACCAAAGAGCAGGCTCAAACTATGTTACGTGACCCTAATTATTTTGGTACGATGTTGGTGTACATGGATCAAGCTGATGGGATGGTTTCGGGGGCAGTGCATCCGACTGGTGATACAGTGCGTCCTGCCTTACAAATCATCAAAGTGAAGCCAGGTTTGACTAGAACGAGTGGTGCTTTTATCATGCAAAAGGATGATCAACGTTACTTATTTGCTGATTGTGCAATTAATATTAATCCATCTGCACAGGAGTTATCTGAAATCGCTATCACATCGGCTCAAACAGCTAAGTTATTCGATATTGATCCTAAAGTGGCGTTACTCAGTTTTTCCACAAAGGGTTCTGCTAAAAGTGATGAGGTCACTAAAGTTGCACAAGCAGCAGAATTAGCGCAACAAGAGGCGCCTGAGTTAGCGATAGACGGTGAATTACAGTTTGATGCTGCTTTTGTACCGACCGTAGCTAAACAAAAAGCACCAGCTTCTAAAGTGGCTGGACAAGCTACAGTTTTTGTCTTCCCTGAGTTGCAGTCTGGTAATATTGGTTATAAGATTGCGCAGCGTTTCGGTGGTTTTGAAGCGATTGGTCCAATTTTGCAAGGTTTGAATAAGCCAATATCTGATCTATCCAGAGGTGCTAATGTCAAGGATGTTTATAAATTAGCAATTATTACGGCTGCCCAAGCACTTTAA